Proteins co-encoded in one Papaver somniferum cultivar HN1 chromosome 5, ASM357369v1, whole genome shotgun sequence genomic window:
- the LOC113281231 gene encoding sucrose nonfermenting 4-like protein — translation MVPTRFAWPYGGHQVFLSGSFTRWTDHYLMTPVEGSSTVFQAIYNLEPGYHQYKFLVDGVWRLDEQQPYVTDEHGIVNNIILVKEPELVSSVLRLESCNSDSSMELDNGFFRHPASVSGGTHRDPALQIPDSEIHAFRRHITLLLSRYTAYELLPESGKVIALDIKLPVKQAFHIMYEQGLVSVPIRDDLNGQFSGMLSASDFILILMELHNNGSMLTDEELETHTVFAWKEGKYQLNREPDGSVEQLPGRPLIQADPHESLKDVALKIVHNKISAVPIIHKLEDGSMPQLLHLACLPGILKHICRHFRHSPGTLPLLQQPVGRLCLGSSMQKVGVSTSSRLTMLRPNDPLSSALTLLIEDQVSSIPIVDDNGSLLDVYSRSDITSLAKDSAYAHVRLDQTSIHQALQLFYEATGAVNAYKHCTTCLNSDSLHEIMERLSDPAVRRLIVVEAGSKRVEGIISLRDVFNFLLG, via the exons ATGGTTCCTACAAGATTTGCATGGCCTTATGGTGGTCATCAAGTATTCTTAAGTGGTTCATTCACTAG GTGGACTGATCATTATTTAATGACACCAGTTGAAGGATCATCAACTGTTTTTCAAGCTATTTATAATCTTGAACCGGGTTATCATCAG TATAAATTCCTGGTTGATGGAGTATGGCGACTCGATGAACAACAACCATATGTTACTGATGAGCACGGAATTGTGAATAATATAATACTCGTGAAGGAGCCTGAACTCGTGTCTTCGGTTTTGCGTTTAGAGTCTTGCAATTCTGATTCAAGCATGGAGCTTGATAATGGCTTCTTTAGGCACCCG GCTTCAGTCTCAGGTGGCACACATCGAGATCCAGCACTACAAATTCCTGATAGTGAGATACACGCTTTTCGTCGTCACATCACGTTATTATTGTCGAGATATACAGCATATGAATTGCTTCCTGAGTCAGGCAAG GTTATTGCATTGGATATTAAGTTGCCCGTAAAACAAGCATTTCATATAATGTATGAGCAG GGGCTTGTTTCCGTGCCTATTCGGGATGACTTGAATGGGCAGTTTTCTGGAATGTTGTCTGCTTCTGACTTCATTTTGATTCTAATGGAG TTGCATAACAATGGATCTATGCTGACCGATGAAGAGCTTGAAACACACACCGTTTTTGCTTGGAAAGAGGGAAAATATCAACTCAACAGAGAACCCGATGGTTCTGTAGAACAGCTTCCTGGGAGGCCTTTAATCCAA GCTGACCCACATGAATCTCTAAAAGATGTAGCTCTGAAGATtgttcataataaaatttccgcaGTTCCTATCATTCATAAACTAGAAGACGGGTCCATGCCTCAGTTGCTGCATCTCGCTTGTCTGCCTGGAATTTTAAAAC ATATTTGTAGGCATTTTAGACATTCCCCTGGAACTTTGCCTCTTCTTCAGCAACCGGTTGGTAGGCTCTGTTTGGGCTCATCGATGCAGAAAGTTGGCGTGTCAACTAGTTCTCGGCTGACAATGTTGCGGCCCAATGATCCTCTAAGCTCTGCGCTTACTCTACTAATTGAGG ATCAAGTAAGCTCCATACCCATTGTGGATGATAATGGGTCACTGCTGGACGTGTACAGCCGGAG CGATATTACTTCATTAGCAAAAGATAGTGCATATGCTCATGTTCGGCTTGATCAAACAAGTATTCATCAA GCCTTGCAACTGTTTTACGAGGCAACTGGTGCTGTTAACGCCTACAAACATTGCACCACATGCTTGAATTCTGATTCGTTGCATGAGATTATGGAGCGTCTCTCTGATCCAG CGGTGAGGCGGCTTATTGTAGTTGAGGCAGGAAGCAAACGCGTGGAAGGAATAATCTCACTGAGAGATGTATTTAATTTTCTGCTTGGCTGA